One Tunturibacter gelidoferens genomic region harbors:
- a CDS encoding lactonase family protein — protein sequence MFTRRRFLVLFPAFTASARAFAAWPIRKKKIVPPTPIHVFFGTDTNKGVCKGIYRSIFDPALGQLDPPVLIAATARPSYLAVSPPGSSRRSLYAVNAINDPAATVTTFMLDPGTGNLQQTGQVPSGGAGPAYVSVDSTGHAAFVANYMGASIASYRVQPDGTLSQPVERLDFKDHQKFGALGPNSARQENSHPHCVTISPDDRFLLVCDLGTDHISVFYIHPETGQLSDPHLFTNERPGSGPRHVVFHPNGRWVYCINEIDSSIDRCLWTATRFSNAPQGLLVNSTFSIKTIAPGFPAEKNTAAEIAISPDGNFLYASNRGEDSLVVFSIAKNGDLTLLQRIACGGKTPRHFTLDPTAQWLLCGNQDSANVTVFRRDAATGKLSGPAQTVALDSPLFTLFA from the coding sequence ATGTTCACGCGCCGCCGATTCCTTGTCTTGTTTCCTGCCTTCACGGCTTCTGCGCGCGCCTTCGCCGCCTGGCCCATTCGCAAAAAGAAAATAGTCCCGCCGACCCCGATTCATGTTTTTTTCGGAACTGACACGAACAAGGGAGTCTGCAAAGGCATTTACCGGTCGATCTTCGATCCCGCCCTGGGTCAACTGGATCCGCCGGTGCTCATTGCAGCTACGGCCCGACCGTCTTATCTTGCCGTGTCGCCTCCCGGCTCGAGCCGCCGCTCTCTTTATGCGGTCAATGCCATCAACGATCCTGCCGCCACAGTTACGACTTTCATGCTGGATCCAGGAACCGGCAACCTTCAGCAGACGGGTCAAGTCCCTTCTGGCGGTGCAGGACCTGCTTATGTTTCGGTAGACTCTACCGGCCACGCTGCCTTTGTCGCTAACTACATGGGCGCTTCCATCGCCTCCTATCGTGTCCAGCCGGATGGCACGCTCAGCCAACCGGTCGAACGCCTCGATTTCAAAGATCATCAGAAGTTTGGGGCACTCGGGCCTAACTCTGCTCGTCAGGAGAACTCGCACCCGCACTGCGTTACGATCTCGCCGGACGACCGCTTCCTCCTGGTTTGCGATCTTGGAACCGACCACATCTCCGTCTTTTACATTCATCCTGAGACGGGCCAACTCTCCGATCCGCACCTGTTCACCAACGAGCGTCCAGGGTCAGGACCGCGCCACGTCGTCTTCCACCCCAACGGCCGCTGGGTCTACTGCATCAATGAGATCGACTCCAGCATCGATCGCTGCCTGTGGACAGCTACTCGCTTCAGCAACGCGCCGCAGGGCCTTCTGGTAAACTCCACTTTCTCCATCAAGACGATCGCGCCGGGCTTTCCTGCCGAGAAGAATACCGCGGCTGAAATCGCCATCTCACCCGACGGAAATTTTCTGTATGCCAGCAATCGTGGGGAAGACTCTCTAGTCGTCTTCTCGATTGCAAAAAACGGCGACCTTACGCTGCTCCAGCGGATCGCCTGCGGCGGCAAAACGCCTCGCCACTTCACGCTGGATCCGACGGCGCAGTGGCTGCTCTGCGGGAATCAGGACTCCGCAAATGTCACGGTCTTTCGCCGCGATGCGGCTACTGGAAAGCTCTCCGGCCCCGCGCAGACCGTCGCTTTGGACTCGCCTCTGTTCACGCTCTTCGCCTAG
- a CDS encoding GGDEF domain-containing protein, with the protein MSVRRTEAEAASLRAIWTRDLLDSQPELECDELVRLAACLCGTPLGLVTLLDERHQWYRASEVLKMGETPREVAFCAHAVRQKGLFMVKDALLDTRFSSNPLVTLDPAIRFFAGVGLYNSDDEPMGTFCVVDMSPRILSEDQSEALEIFGRQISLRLQAMVQRRALEQALAEKERASAGLRASEELFRAFMNASPFLSYIKDAAGRLLFYNRSFAKRFGVSEYAWLGRTDEQLWSRKLTKSVRTHDLEVMAGGKMVETEEHIRNSDGSVSSLRSFKFPCHDSAGNVLLAGVAVDVSEEVAHQAELERYHRELEDANDQLRKLAVTDELTGLRNRRSFEERLVMEFSLARRRKRELSVLLIDVDDFKTINDRWGHAAGDEVLRRLGMILRTTVRLPDLPARYGGEEFVVLLPESGEESAMGLARRVMQRVATEDWENQPLTISVGMASMNELLENGFQLVELADEALYAAKRAGKNRVMVHSG; encoded by the coding sequence ATGAGCGTGCGTCGAACAGAAGCTGAAGCCGCTAGCTTAAGGGCGATCTGGACACGTGATTTGTTGGACTCCCAGCCAGAGCTTGAATGTGACGAACTGGTACGGCTTGCTGCCTGTCTCTGCGGAACTCCACTCGGCCTGGTGACGCTGCTGGATGAGCGACACCAATGGTATCGTGCGTCCGAAGTCCTGAAGATGGGTGAAACACCGCGGGAGGTAGCTTTTTGTGCGCACGCGGTTCGGCAAAAGGGGCTCTTCATGGTGAAGGATGCCCTGCTGGATACGCGGTTTTCCAGCAATCCTTTGGTGACTTTGGATCCGGCAATCCGCTTTTTCGCCGGGGTCGGTTTGTACAATTCCGACGACGAGCCGATGGGGACATTCTGCGTAGTCGACATGTCCCCTCGCATCCTCAGTGAGGATCAATCCGAGGCTCTCGAGATATTCGGGCGACAGATAAGTCTCCGGCTGCAAGCGATGGTACAGCGGCGGGCGCTGGAACAGGCCTTGGCGGAGAAAGAAAGGGCGAGCGCGGGGCTTAGGGCGAGTGAAGAATTGTTTCGGGCGTTCATGAATGCCAGCCCGTTTTTGAGCTATATCAAAGATGCCGCGGGACGATTGCTCTTCTACAACCGCAGCTTCGCGAAACGGTTTGGAGTAAGCGAATACGCGTGGCTCGGACGAACCGACGAGCAGCTCTGGTCGAGAAAACTGACCAAGTCTGTACGGACTCATGATCTCGAGGTGATGGCTGGCGGAAAGATGGTCGAGACCGAAGAGCATATTCGGAACTCCGACGGGTCGGTTAGCTCGCTACGATCCTTCAAGTTTCCCTGTCACGATTCGGCGGGAAATGTACTGCTGGCAGGAGTGGCCGTCGATGTGTCTGAGGAGGTAGCCCATCAGGCGGAACTAGAACGCTATCATCGCGAACTCGAAGACGCCAACGATCAGCTGCGAAAGCTAGCCGTCACCGACGAGCTGACGGGATTGCGGAACCGCAGATCGTTTGAAGAGCGACTGGTCATGGAGTTTTCACTGGCGCGGCGGAGAAAGCGGGAACTTTCGGTACTTCTGATCGACGTTGACGACTTCAAAACTATCAATGATCGCTGGGGCCATGCGGCGGGGGACGAGGTGCTGCGGCGACTTGGCATGATCCTACGAACAACAGTGCGATTGCCCGACCTGCCTGCGCGTTACGGAGGAGAGGAGTTTGTAGTCCTGCTGCCGGAGAGCGGCGAAGAGAGCGCCATGGGCCTCGCCCGACGCGTCATGCAGCGGGTTGCTACGGAGGACTGGGAAAATCAACCACTGACAATCAGCGTAGGAATGGCTTCGATGAACGAGCTCCTGGAGAATGGATTTCAGCTGGTGGAACTGGCAGATGAGGCTTTATATGCCGCTAAACGCGCGGGAAAAAATCGCGTTATGGTGCACAGCGGTTAG
- the rplQ gene encoding 50S ribosomal protein L17 — protein MRHRNAGYKLGRNTSHRRAMLRNLVTSVILMDRVETTITKCKATRPLIEKMITLGKRGTVHARRQAAAYLMTPESVDRLFATVAPRYAARQGGYLRITRLGARKGDAAEMAYIELLGAEHELNEKAQKRAEARTKKREELAKQMEERGEGEAGDPNAEA, from the coding sequence ATGCGTCACCGTAATGCAGGATACAAACTAGGCCGCAACACCAGCCATCGCCGCGCCATGCTGCGCAACCTCGTCACCTCCGTCATCCTGATGGACCGCGTCGAGACCACCATCACCAAGTGCAAGGCCACCCGCCCCCTCATCGAGAAGATGATCACCCTCGGCAAGCGCGGTACCGTCCACGCCCGTCGTCAGGCCGCAGCTTACCTCATGACGCCTGAGTCGGTTGACCGCCTCTTCGCCACAGTAGCGCCCCGTTACGCTGCGCGTCAGGGCGGATACCTCCGCATCACGCGCCTTGGAGCCCGTAAGGGTGACGCCGCCGAGATGGCCTACATCGAGCTCCTCGGTGCAGAGCACGAGCTCAACGAGAAGGCGCAGAAGCGCGCCGAAGCCCGCACCAAGAAGCGCGAAGAGCTTGCCAAGCAGATGGAAGAGCGCGGCGAAGGCGAAGCTGGCGATCCGAACGCGGAAGCGTAA
- a CDS encoding DNA-directed RNA polymerase subunit alpha has protein sequence MLWRGFQKPKRLAVDTETLTEKYGKFSAQPFERGFGTTIGNALRRTLLSSIEGAAVTAVRIEGVLHEFQSITGVVEDATDIILNLKQIPFKLAGEGPKALYLRADQAGVITSGMIEADGDVEILDKNVYICTVSEGGKIDMEMRLKRGRGYISADKNFDGDLGLGFIPVDSVHSPVRKVNYLVEAARLGQITDYDKLTIEIWTNGTVLPADALGLSAKLLKDHMTIFINFEEEMEAGHDGSHDGPALRNENLNRSVEELELSVRSYNCLKNANIATIGELIQKTEAEMLKTKNFGRKSLNEIKEILAQMGLSLGMKIDENGNPQPGPTSVLPAATLAASFGNFDDDDDEDEDEDEDLDLVGSEPENF, from the coding sequence ATGCTTTGGAGAGGTTTTCAAAAGCCCAAGCGTCTCGCAGTTGACACCGAAACACTCACCGAAAAGTACGGCAAGTTCTCCGCGCAGCCCTTTGAGCGCGGCTTCGGTACCACTATCGGCAACGCCCTTCGCCGCACCCTTCTGTCCTCAATCGAGGGTGCCGCAGTAACCGCCGTTCGCATCGAAGGTGTCCTGCACGAGTTCCAGTCCATCACTGGTGTTGTAGAAGATGCAACCGACATCATCCTGAACCTCAAGCAGATTCCGTTCAAGCTTGCCGGCGAAGGCCCCAAGGCTCTCTACCTCCGTGCCGACCAGGCCGGCGTCATCACCTCCGGCATGATCGAAGCTGACGGCGACGTCGAGATCCTCGACAAGAACGTCTACATCTGCACCGTCTCTGAAGGCGGCAAGATCGACATGGAGATGCGCCTCAAGCGCGGCCGTGGCTACATCTCTGCCGACAAGAACTTCGACGGCGACCTCGGCCTCGGCTTCATCCCGGTCGACTCTGTTCACTCGCCCGTTCGCAAGGTCAACTACCTCGTTGAGGCAGCACGTCTCGGTCAGATCACCGACTACGACAAGCTCACGATCGAGATCTGGACCAACGGCACCGTGCTCCCGGCGGATGCGCTCGGCCTCTCCGCCAAGCTGCTGAAGGACCACATGACCATCTTCATCAACTTTGAAGAGGAGATGGAAGCCGGTCACGACGGCAGCCACGACGGCCCCGCCCTGCGCAACGAGAACCTCAACCGCTCGGTCGAAGAGCTCGAGCTCTCCGTCCGCAGCTACAACTGCCTCAAGAACGCCAACATCGCCACCATCGGCGAACTCATTCAGAAGACCGAAGCCGAGATGCTGAAGACCAAGAACTTCGGCCGCAAGTCTCTGAACGAGATCAAAGAGATCCTCGCGCAGATGGGCCTGTCCCTTGGCATGAAGATCGACGAGAACGGCAACCCGCAGCCCGGACCCACCTCCGTCCTGCCTGCTGCCACACTCGCCGCCAGCTTCGGCAACTTCGATGACGATGATGACGAAGACGAAGATGAGGACGAAGACCTCGACCTCGTCGGTAGCGAACCAGAGAACTTCTAA
- the rpsD gene encoding 30S ribosomal protein S4 — MARYTGPVCRLCRRDGTKLFLKGTKCFSEKCPVEKRNFPPGQHGQSRKVKKVVGYGLQLREKQKAKRIYFTLETQFRAYYQKASNKTGVTGELLLQQLETRLDNVAYRLGFAMSRRQARQVVRHGHLQVNGRKVNIPSFQVKVGDEIAIREGSKALVMLEEAKNFAAGQNQVQWLDINRDNLSGKVIALPKREDVNLPVNEQLIVELYSK; from the coding sequence ATGGCACGTTACACCGGACCCGTCTGCCGCCTTTGCCGCCGCGACGGCACCAAGCTCTTCCTCAAGGGAACCAAGTGCTTCTCTGAAAAATGCCCCGTCGAGAAGCGCAACTTCCCCCCAGGCCAGCACGGCCAGTCCCGCAAAGTGAAGAAGGTCGTCGGCTACGGACTGCAGCTCCGCGAGAAGCAGAAGGCCAAGCGCATCTACTTCACCCTCGAGACCCAGTTCCGCGCCTACTACCAGAAGGCCTCGAACAAGACCGGCGTTACTGGCGAACTCCTGCTCCAGCAGCTTGAGACCCGCCTCGACAACGTCGCCTACCGCCTCGGTTTCGCGATGAGCCGCCGCCAGGCCCGTCAGGTCGTCCGTCACGGTCACCTCCAGGTCAATGGCCGCAAGGTCAACATCCCGTCCTTCCAGGTGAAGGTTGGTGATGAGATTGCGATTCGCGAGGGCTCGAAGGCTCTGGTTATGCTCGAAGAGGCAAAGAACTTTGCCGCGGGCCAGAACCAGGTTCAGTGGCTCGACATCAATCGCGACAATCTCTCCGGCAAGGTCATCGCTCTGCCGAAGCGCGAGGACGTCAACCTGCCCGTCAACGAGCAGCTGATCGTCGAACTCTACAGCAAGTAA
- a CDS encoding DUF1272 domain-containing protein, with translation MKSECERCNTALDADGIAFICSYECSFCATCAQVMNAICPNCGGELVLRPRRRQDVTATGS, from the coding sequence ATGAAGTCCGAATGCGAGCGCTGCAATACAGCTCTCGATGCAGACGGAATAGCCTTCATCTGCAGTTATGAGTGCAGTTTTTGTGCAACATGCGCTCAGGTTATGAATGCAATCTGTCCCAACTGCGGCGGTGAGCTTGTTCTCAGGCCCCGTCGCAGGCAAGACGTTACCGCAACTGGATCGTGA
- the rpsK gene encoding 30S ribosomal protein S11: MAKTQNTKGAAKPGKNKKFKKRERKNVPFGLVFIQASFNNTIVTITDQVGNTLSWKSSGSLGFRGSRKGTPFAAQQAAVGAANAARDHGVRSVDVRVSGPGSGRESAIRALATTGIEVRSIRDVTPMPHNGCRPPKRRRV, from the coding sequence ATGGCGAAGACACAGAATACGAAGGGCGCAGCAAAGCCCGGCAAGAATAAGAAGTTCAAGAAGCGCGAGCGCAAGAATGTTCCATTTGGTCTCGTCTTTATTCAGGCTTCGTTCAACAACACTATCGTCACCATCACCGACCAGGTTGGCAACACACTGAGCTGGAAGTCGTCTGGTTCCCTTGGCTTCCGCGGCTCCCGTAAGGGGACTCCGTTTGCGGCGCAGCAGGCCGCAGTCGGTGCAGCCAACGCAGCTCGCGACCATGGTGTTCGTTCGGTCGATGTGCGCGTCTCGGGTCCCGGCTCTGGCCGTGAGTCCGCGATCCGCGCTCTCGCCACCACCGGCATCGAGGTTCGCAGCATCCGGGACGTTACGCCGATGCCGCACAACGGTTGCCGTCCGCCGAAGCGCCGCCGCGTTTGA
- the rpsM gene encoding 30S ribosomal protein S13, translated as MARIAGVDVPNNKQARIGLTYIFGIGDSRAAKILAKADVDPVAKVGTLDEDALNRIRQVIEAEGQIEGDLRKDISLNIKRLIEIQSYRGLRHRRSLPVRGQRTHTNARTRKGPRKGTVAGKKKATK; from the coding sequence ATGGCACGTATTGCTGGAGTCGATGTCCCTAACAACAAACAGGCGCGCATCGGTCTCACCTACATCTTCGGAATCGGCGACTCTCGCGCCGCCAAGATCCTCGCGAAGGCGGATGTCGATCCGGTCGCGAAGGTTGGCACGCTCGATGAGGACGCGCTGAACCGCATCCGTCAGGTTATTGAAGCCGAGGGCCAGATCGAAGGCGATCTCCGCAAGGACATCTCGCTCAACATCAAACGCCTGATCGAAATTCAGTCCTATCGTGGCCTCCGCCATCGCCGCAGCCTTCCTGTTCGTGGCCAGCGCACCCACACCAACGCTCGCACCCGCAAAGGCCCACGTAAGGGAACCGTTGCCGGTAAGAAGAAAGCGACGAAATAA
- the rpmJ gene encoding 50S ribosomal protein L36, whose product MKVRASVKKMCDKCKVIHRRGVVRVICENAKHKQRQG is encoded by the coding sequence ATGAAGGTTCGTGCCTCAGTAAAGAAGATGTGTGATAAGTGCAAGGTCATTCACCGCCGTGGTGTGGTGCGTGTTATCTGCGAAAACGCGAAGCACAAGCAGCGCCAGGGATAA
- the infA gene encoding translation initiation factor IF-1 produces MSKEDAIEVMAVVVETLPNAMFKVELENKHQALAHVSGRMRKNFIRILPGDRVAIELSPYDLNRGRIVYRYK; encoded by the coding sequence TTGTCGAAGGAAGATGCAATTGAAGTGATGGCGGTGGTTGTCGAAACCCTGCCGAATGCGATGTTCAAGGTCGAGCTTGAGAACAAGCACCAGGCCCTTGCACACGTCTCCGGACGTATGCGCAAAAACTTCATTCGTATCCTCCCCGGCGACCGCGTCGCGATTGAGCTCAGCCCGTACGATCTCAACCGCGGCCGCATTGTCTACCGCTACAAGTAG
- the map gene encoding type I methionyl aminopeptidase: MAIMIKTAQEIEKMRISGKALRQVHNAIAPHVVPGASTMDLEEIAVKKIAELGAIAAFKGYHGYPSALCTSVNNEVVHGMPNAKRILAEGDILSIDCGVIIDGYYSDAAVTYPIGKVSAEAAKLLDVTKASLEKAIEQCQVGGRLGDISAAVQELCEAEGFGVVREFVGHGIGRAMHEDPQVPNFGAAGKGPRLKAGMVLAIEPMINAGGPEVRVLKDGWTAVTIDGSYSAHFEHTVAITKDGPQVLTR; this comes from the coding sequence ATGGCCATCATGATTAAAACGGCGCAGGAGATCGAGAAGATGCGGATCTCCGGCAAGGCTCTCCGCCAGGTTCATAACGCGATCGCACCCCACGTTGTCCCGGGCGCTTCGACGATGGATCTCGAGGAGATTGCCGTCAAAAAGATCGCCGAACTGGGGGCTATTGCAGCGTTCAAGGGGTATCACGGCTACCCGTCCGCTCTCTGTACCTCGGTCAATAACGAGGTGGTTCACGGTATGCCGAATGCCAAGCGCATTCTTGCCGAAGGCGATATTCTCTCGATCGACTGCGGGGTTATTATCGACGGCTACTACTCCGACGCCGCCGTGACCTACCCGATCGGCAAGGTCAGCGCAGAGGCTGCAAAGCTTCTTGACGTCACCAAAGCCTCCCTCGAGAAGGCCATCGAGCAGTGTCAGGTGGGCGGGCGTCTGGGCGATATCTCCGCCGCCGTTCAGGAGTTGTGTGAGGCTGAAGGTTTTGGAGTGGTCCGCGAGTTTGTCGGCCACGGAATTGGCCGTGCTATGCATGAAGACCCGCAGGTTCCGAACTTTGGGGCTGCCGGGAAGGGCCCTCGCCTCAAGGCGGGGATGGTTTTGGCTATCGAGCCTATGATCAACGCCGGCGGCCCGGAAGTCCGCGTTTTGAAGGATGGATGGACGGCGGTGACCATTGATGGCAGCTATAGCGCCCACTTTGAACACACCGTTGCTATTACAAAAGATGGCCCTCAGGTGCTAACCCGCTAG
- a CDS encoding adenylate kinase — protein MTTSIVSETETAPADKNFLPGPVLLLGAPGVGKGTQAQLLMAVYGIPQISTGDILRTNIANGTKLGKSAKSLMDEGKLVPDDLVNDMVALRLAQSDVYSGYILDGFPRTLVQANWFDMQGPNFRNMPLPVAIGIVVDHTELLHRITGRRICPACKRIYNIFSNPPKIDERCDIEGAKLEQRPDDTEEAFTRRMKEYEKLTAPVIQHYKDKRRFREVEGQASVDEVQSRILAALKDLRKEFPPGSWNSQSGSR, from the coding sequence TTGACGACAAGCATCGTATCTGAAACCGAGACGGCCCCGGCAGACAAGAACTTTCTGCCCGGGCCGGTCCTGCTTTTAGGCGCCCCCGGCGTTGGCAAAGGCACGCAGGCTCAGCTGCTAATGGCGGTTTACGGCATCCCACAGATCTCCACCGGCGATATCCTGCGCACCAATATTGCGAACGGCACTAAACTCGGCAAATCGGCAAAGAGCCTCATGGACGAAGGGAAGCTCGTTCCCGATGATCTTGTCAATGACATGGTTGCTTTACGACTTGCTCAAAGCGACGTTTATTCGGGATATATTTTGGACGGATTTCCGCGCACGCTCGTGCAAGCGAATTGGTTTGATATGCAGGGTCCAAATTTTCGTAACATGCCACTTCCAGTCGCCATTGGCATAGTAGTTGATCATACCGAGCTCCTCCACCGCATCACGGGACGTCGCATATGCCCTGCGTGCAAACGTATCTACAATATATTTTCCAATCCTCCAAAGATTGACGAACGGTGCGATATTGAAGGGGCAAAGCTGGAGCAGCGCCCGGACGACACTGAAGAGGCTTTTACTCGCCGCATGAAGGAATACGAAAAGCTGACCGCGCCTGTCATTCAGCACTATAAAGATAAGCGTCGCTTTCGCGAAGTTGAAGGTCAAGCTTCGGTAGACGAGGTCCAGTCGCGTATCCTTGCGGCTCTGAAAGACTTGCGGAAAGAATTTCCGCCCGGATCTTGGAACTCCCAGTCAGGGTCTCGCTGA
- the secY gene encoding preprotein translocase subunit SecY has translation MFEKIANIFKIPDLRKRVLFTLGMLAVYRLGGHIPTPGINADMLAQFFNQNSGSALGLVDLFSGGNLRKLTVFALGIMPYITASIIFQLLTVIYEPLAKLQKEGELGRRKITQWTRYVTVLLGIVQSFAIALTLTNTSTGQTMVTISRAAFIPLCVITLTAGTAFIMWLGEQITERGIGNGMSLLIFAGIVVGLPKGIENLYEKVRDNAWGALTPLAVALLIAGMIAVVAFIVFVERSERRIPVQYAKRIVGRKMMGGQSTHLPLKVNSGGVMPVIFASSILSAPLLFSGAHIFGYSLQDSSFFGPILRALAPGEPWYELLQMVAIIFFAYFYISIVFRPDDIADNMRKYGGFIPGIRPGKRTADFINDVLTRITLVGALYLIIITIIPQLLISGIHFNHLWLIGSVFDRLPTWMTNGLGVNFYFGGTSLLIVVGVAMDTVQQIESQLIMRHYDGFTPKSGRIRGRKSW, from the coding sequence ATGTTCGAGAAAATCGCAAACATCTTCAAAATTCCCGACCTCCGCAAGCGCGTGCTGTTTACGCTTGGCATGTTGGCCGTATACCGCCTTGGCGGGCACATCCCCACCCCCGGCATCAACGCCGACATGCTCGCCCAGTTCTTCAATCAGAACTCCGGCTCGGCTCTCGGTCTCGTTGATCTCTTCTCGGGTGGAAACCTTCGGAAGCTCACAGTCTTTGCCCTCGGCATCATGCCGTACATTACGGCGTCGATCATCTTCCAGCTGCTCACCGTCATCTATGAGCCGCTTGCAAAGCTGCAGAAGGAAGGCGAACTCGGGCGTCGCAAGATTACGCAGTGGACGCGATACGTCACGGTTCTGCTCGGTATCGTGCAGTCGTTTGCCATCGCGCTGACACTGACGAACACCAGCACCGGGCAGACGATGGTCACCATCTCCCGTGCCGCCTTCATCCCGCTCTGCGTCATCACCCTCACTGCCGGCACTGCCTTCATCATGTGGCTGGGGGAACAGATCACCGAGCGCGGCATCGGCAACGGGATGAGCCTGCTCATCTTCGCTGGTATCGTCGTCGGCCTGCCGAAGGGCATCGAAAATCTCTACGAGAAGGTTCGCGACAACGCCTGGGGTGCGCTGACTCCCCTCGCTGTTGCCCTCCTGATCGCGGGTATGATCGCCGTCGTTGCCTTTATCGTCTTCGTGGAGCGCTCGGAGCGTCGCATTCCGGTCCAATACGCCAAGCGCATCGTTGGGCGCAAGATGATGGGTGGCCAGTCCACTCACCTCCCGCTCAAGGTCAACTCCGGCGGCGTGATGCCGGTTATCTTCGCCAGCTCCATCCTGTCGGCTCCTCTGCTCTTCTCCGGCGCTCACATCTTCGGCTACTCTCTGCAGGACTCATCCTTCTTCGGGCCAATCCTGCGTGCTCTGGCTCCTGGTGAGCCCTGGTACGAACTGCTGCAGATGGTCGCGATCATCTTTTTTGCCTACTTCTACATCTCGATCGTCTTCCGTCCAGACGATATCGCCGACAACATGCGCAAGTACGGCGGCTTTATCCCCGGCATTCGTCCTGGCAAGCGCACGGCTGACTTCATCAACGATGTGCTGACCCGCATCACCCTCGTCGGCGCTCTCTATCTCATCATCATCACCATCATTCCGCAGCTGCTCATCAGCGGAATCCACTTCAACCATCTCTGGCTCATCGGCTCGGTCTTTGATCGGCTGCCGACCTGGATGACCAACGGCCTCGGCGTCAACTTCTACTTCGGCGGTACCTCGCTGCTGATCGTTGTCGGCGTAGCCATGGACACGGTCCAGCAGATCGAATCGCAGCTCATCATGCGTCACTACGACGGCTTCACTCCCAAGAGTGGTCGCATCCGTGGCCGCAAGAGCTGGTAG
- the rplO gene encoding 50S ribosomal protein L15, which produces MAIRNLSNLRAPKRANENKKRVGRGMGSGMGKTSTRGHKGQGSRSGSSLMRGFEGGQMPLHRRLPKRGFTNIFRVEYQVLGLDRVAEIVAAENVTEFTLDKIIELGLLRKKGALIKVLNNGEIKTAVTVHAHKFSKTAQEAIEKAGGKAILIG; this is translated from the coding sequence ATGGCAATCCGTAATCTCTCCAATCTGCGTGCCCCCAAGAGGGCGAACGAAAACAAGAAACGTGTCGGCCGCGGTATGGGTTCGGGAATGGGTAAGACCTCGACCCGTGGACACAAGGGTCAGGGCTCGCGCTCGGGTTCATCGCTGATGCGTGGTTTTGAAGGCGGCCAGATGCCCCTTCACCGTCGTCTGCCGAAGCGCGGCTTTACCAACATCTTCCGCGTTGAGTATCAGGTCCTTGGCCTTGACCGCGTCGCCGAGATCGTCGCTGCTGAGAATGTCACCGAGTTCACCCTCGACAAGATCATCGAGCTTGGCCTCCTTCGCAAGAAAGGCGCTTTGATCAAAGTGTTGAATAACGGGGAGATCAAGACCGCAGTGACCGTTCACGCGCACAAGTTCTCGAAGACTGCCCAGGAAGCAATCGAAAAGGCCGGCGGCAAGGCCATCCTGATCGGCTAA
- the rpmD gene encoding 50S ribosomal protein L30 yields MADTNAIAKIKLQYFRSKICTPVKHKLVIKGLGFTRLNQIVEREDTPSIRGMVAKVPHLVRVVD; encoded by the coding sequence ATGGCTGACACCAACGCAATCGCCAAAATCAAGCTGCAGTACTTCCGTTCCAAGATCTGCACCCCGGTCAAGCACAAGCTCGTCATCAAGGGCCTCGGCTTTACCCGTCTCAACCAGATCGTCGAGCGCGAAGATACGCCATCCATTCGTGGCATGGTCGCAAAGGTCCCGCATCTCGTCCGCGTCGTCGACTAG
- the rpsE gene encoding 30S ribosomal protein S5 produces MAMKKKIDANRLNLKDEVVSINRVTKVVKGGKNMSFAALVVIGDPAEGVVGYGSGKAKEVPQAIRKGIESAKKNLHKVNLTESTIPHQVLGHFGAGQVMLKPAPEGTGVIAGKTVRAVMTAAGVQNVLTKSLGSANPHNVIKATFDALIQLRNKAEVAALRGKAVEEL; encoded by the coding sequence ATGGCAATGAAGAAAAAAATCGATGCGAACCGCCTCAATCTGAAGGATGAGGTCGTTTCGATCAACCGCGTCACCAAGGTCGTCAAGGGCGGTAAGAATATGTCCTTCGCCGCGCTGGTGGTCATCGGCGACCCGGCGGAAGGCGTTGTCGGCTACGGCTCCGGCAAGGCCAAGGAAGTTCCCCAGGCCATTCGCAAGGGGATTGAGTCGGCCAAGAAGAATCTGCACAAGGTCAATCTGACTGAGAGCACGATTCCTCACCAGGTCCTCGGCCACTTCGGCGCAGGCCAGGTGATGCTGAAGCCAGCCCCGGAAGGTACTGGCGTCATCGCCGGCAAGACGGTTCGCGCCGTAATGACCGCCGCCGGCGTGCAGAACGTGCTGACCAAAAGCCTCGGTTCGGCGAACCCACACAACGTCATCAAGGCAACGTTCGATGCTCTGATCCAGCTTCGCAACAAGGCCGAAGTCGCCGCCCTGCGCGGTAAGGCAGTGGAAGAGCTCTAA